In Fibrobacter sp., a single window of DNA contains:
- a CDS encoding PDZ domain-containing protein, translated as MKCSFLKIASIVAVVATSAIADETFNGIGIAITPAEKGAEVVSVIPGTPAADSKLQKGDVIISVDGNSTYCKRMTDVQNLLRGENNKPVDIVFINNGDTLETTIRRAELTVKNLDSEEFSGAELESYASSVRSDKKLVAIMNQGGVVDDANADVKNVDCIYVDKDVIKESAPITQGKKAEKIKVKGVDRNTISFELESAGEALVSVTNSSGVVVSSIRIPHAMKGINRISWDSSNAPADRYVVSVEHHGFTNGKSVLLK; from the coding sequence ATGAAATGTAGTTTTCTTAAAATAGCATCAATTGTGGCTGTTGTTGCTACTTCTGCTATTGCTGATGAAACCTTTAATGGCATTGGAATTGCTATTACTCCGGCAGAAAAAGGTGCCGAGGTTGTGAGTGTTATTCCGGGGACTCCTGCTGCTGATTCAAAATTACAAAAGGGTGATGTGATTATTTCTGTGGATGGAAATAGTACATACTGCAAGAGAATGACCGATGTTCAGAATTTGCTGCGTGGCGAAAACAATAAGCCGGTGGATATTGTTTTTATTAACAATGGAGATACCCTTGAAACGACGATTCGTCGTGCGGAGTTGACTGTAAAGAACCTGGATAGCGAGGAGTTCAGTGGTGCAGAACTGGAATCTTACGCAAGCTCAGTCCGTTCTGACAAAAAACTTGTTGCAATTATGAATCAAGGTGGTGTTGTTGACGACGCCAATGCTGATGTAAAGAATGTAGACTGCATTTATGTTGATAAGGATGTGATTAAGGAGTCCGCTCCGATTACCCAGGGGAAGAAAGCCGAAAAGATCAAAGTGAAAGGTGTAGACCGTAACACTATCAGCTTTGAACTTGAATCCGCTGGTGAAGCTCTTGTGTCTGTGACTAATTCCAGTGGTGTCGTTGTATCGAGTATTCGAATTCCTCATGCAATGAAAGGAATTAATAGAATATCCTGGGATTCCAGTAATGCTCCCGCCGATCGCTACGTTGTTAGTG
- a CDS encoding NAD(P)/FAD-dependent oxidoreductase, which produces MTTENESPKIAVIAGAGPAGLTAALELLRTTNVKPVIFEAENAIGGISRTACYKGNRMDIGGHRFFSKSDAVMNWWLNILPLESKDGPHPEKDDLVMLCRSRLSRILFLRKLFDYPVTLNGNTIRSLGFWRMVKIGLSYLKVQLLPARSEKSLEDFMINRFGVELYRTFFRDYTEKLWGVPCNKISPEWGGQRIKGLSITKTVVHAVKQIFKNNRHAIDRDSADEFRQKNTETSLIGQFLYPKLGPGQLWESVAQKILDMGGEIVMNAKVVGVNRIENRVVSVAVDNGQGVKTIPCDYFLSSMPVKELVTAMDQPETSVPAEVKRVAEGLVYRDFMTVGLLLDKLEIGNVKDNWIYVQECDVKLGRIQVFNNWSPYLVSDPSKVWIGLEYFVNEGDEMWTMPDADFIQFAIAELDRIHVAKPESVRDSVVFRVKKAYPAYFGTYGEFHKIREYLDNIENLFLMGRNGMHKYNNMDHSMLTAMETVKCIREGSVDKSDLWNVNTEEEYHEGKKK; this is translated from the coding sequence GCTACAAAGGCAACAGGATGGATATTGGAGGCCATCGATTCTTCAGCAAGAGCGATGCTGTTATGAACTGGTGGCTGAACATTCTTCCCCTGGAATCCAAGGACGGACCCCATCCAGAAAAAGACGATTTGGTCATGCTTTGCCGTAGCCGGCTGAGTCGCATATTGTTCCTGCGGAAACTCTTTGACTATCCCGTAACCTTGAACGGAAATACCATTCGCAGCCTTGGATTTTGGCGAATGGTGAAAATAGGCCTGAGCTATCTTAAAGTGCAGTTGCTTCCTGCTCGTTCCGAAAAGAGTCTTGAAGATTTTATGATCAACCGTTTTGGCGTTGAACTTTATAGAACATTTTTCAGGGACTACACCGAAAAACTCTGGGGCGTTCCCTGTAATAAAATCAGCCCGGAATGGGGCGGCCAGCGCATTAAAGGGCTTTCCATTACAAAGACTGTGGTTCATGCGGTAAAGCAAATTTTCAAAAATAATAGACACGCCATTGATAGGGATAGCGCCGATGAATTCCGTCAGAAAAATACCGAAACAAGTTTAATCGGTCAGTTTCTGTATCCAAAACTTGGTCCGGGCCAGCTTTGGGAATCTGTCGCCCAGAAGATTCTTGACATGGGCGGTGAAATTGTGATGAACGCAAAGGTTGTGGGCGTAAATCGGATTGAGAACCGCGTGGTTAGTGTCGCCGTTGACAACGGTCAAGGCGTCAAGACAATTCCATGCGACTATTTTCTAAGCTCCATGCCCGTGAAGGAACTGGTAACCGCCATGGATCAGCCTGAGACTTCAGTTCCTGCTGAAGTAAAGCGGGTTGCGGAAGGACTCGTCTATCGCGATTTTATGACAGTGGGCTTGCTGCTGGATAAACTTGAAATAGGAAATGTAAAGGACAACTGGATTTACGTTCAGGAATGCGATGTAAAGCTGGGCCGCATTCAGGTGTTCAACAACTGGAGTCCTTATCTGGTTAGCGATCCGTCCAAGGTCTGGATTGGCCTGGAATACTTCGTTAACGAAGGCGATGAAATGTGGACCATGCCCGATGCCGATTTCATCCAGTTTGCCATTGCAGAACTGGACAGGATTCATGTGGCAAAGCCGGAGTCTGTTCGCGACTCCGTTGTATTCCGCGTCAAGAAAGCTTATCCGGCCTACTTCGGAACTTACGGCGAATTCCATAAGATTCGCGAATATCTGGACAACATCGAAAACCTGTTCCTGATGGGCCGTAACGGCATGCACAAATACAACAACATGGATCACAGTATGCTGACTGCCATGGAAACCGTAAAGTGTATTCGCGAAGGCTCCGTTGACAAATCGGATCTTTGGAATGTCAATACCGAAGAAGAATATCACGAAGGCAAAAAGAAATGA
- a CDS encoding glycosyltransferase family 39 protein, which yields MKKVFKKILGNFEFRCIVGVIACFAFLQYGQIRVENVILHQGENDEKTSLPISRKMNQGENFRVSFVISNPLNLHYDLNIIPDDCAESLTINGADIFLSDYSGRCNYSKGFVLADSVTAPHRVGPRTTYELTLKNGGGPGGINVFPKGIGFVDALEIVIAILAGLTLASLCRRRKWHSFLLLCVVFGVFLRFAMFSALPYTQFANDVEGHLAYIQYIADNLAIPAADECWTCYHPPVYYTVAAPSLVVSSLLGFASSAGVQLFSLALSILMLICGLAFLKSLVDGKCLTIAAALWTVWPTLLLVAPRIGNDQMFFALHVLCLFAGFNYIRRGKGSSLVFAVVCAALAIWTKSTGFISLALVILMAVVGYFKNCSPEKITPTKPEITSWILLLLIFVGLAFEKIMGDGGLVSNANSLHSGLKVGNEAGNYLYFDLKSFLTEPYTSAWANGLGREYFLNYAFKSSLFGEFKLVETALGKALASLISVSFLGLIVFAIRGWWKTKLDVCHWILFVQGILFFAALGFLRNKYPYACSNDFRYIMPALLSFVPYVGLGVYQKEFSLKWKILGIATVLVFVVCSVLLMGCVFG from the coding sequence ATGAAAAAAGTGTTTAAGAAAATTCTAGGAAATTTTGAATTTCGTTGCATCGTCGGCGTTATTGCGTGTTTCGCTTTTTTGCAATACGGGCAAATTCGTGTAGAGAATGTGATTCTTCACCAAGGAGAAAATGACGAAAAAACATCGTTGCCGATTTCCAGAAAAATGAATCAGGGCGAAAATTTTCGCGTTAGCTTCGTCATCTCAAATCCGCTAAATCTTCACTATGACCTGAACATCATCCCCGATGATTGCGCAGAATCGCTAACGATTAACGGCGCAGACATTTTCCTGTCGGATTATTCTGGCAGATGTAATTACAGCAAGGGATTTGTGCTGGCAGATTCTGTTACCGCGCCCCACCGCGTTGGCCCTAGAACGACTTATGAACTTACCCTGAAAAATGGCGGCGGGCCCGGCGGAATCAATGTTTTCCCAAAGGGAATTGGATTTGTGGACGCCCTGGAAATCGTAATTGCGATTCTTGCGGGATTGACGCTTGCATCCTTATGCAGGCGTCGCAAGTGGCACTCATTTTTACTTCTTTGCGTCGTGTTCGGAGTGTTTCTGCGGTTCGCCATGTTCAGTGCCTTGCCCTACACACAATTTGCAAATGACGTGGAAGGCCATTTGGCGTACATTCAGTATATTGCGGATAACCTTGCAATTCCTGCAGCGGATGAATGCTGGACCTGTTACCATCCACCTGTTTATTACACGGTGGCAGCACCGTCGCTTGTCGTGAGTAGCCTGCTAGGATTTGCATCAAGTGCAGGTGTTCAGCTATTTAGTTTGGCGCTTTCAATTCTCATGTTGATTTGCGGTCTTGCGTTTTTAAAGAGTCTTGTGGATGGCAAATGTTTGACTATTGCCGCCGCCCTTTGGACGGTGTGGCCGACCTTACTTTTAGTCGCTCCAAGAATCGGGAACGACCAGATGTTCTTTGCACTGCATGTTCTTTGTCTGTTTGCTGGCTTCAATTACATTAGGCGAGGGAAAGGCTCGTCCCTTGTTTTCGCCGTGGTTTGCGCGGCTCTTGCAATCTGGACAAAATCAACAGGCTTTATCTCTTTGGCACTTGTAATACTGATGGCCGTTGTAGGCTACTTCAAAAATTGTTCGCCAGAAAAAATTACTCCAACCAAACCAGAAATCACAAGCTGGATTTTATTATTGCTAATCTTTGTTGGATTGGCCTTCGAAAAAATAATGGGCGATGGAGGCCTAGTTTCCAACGCAAACAGCCTGCATTCGGGTTTGAAAGTCGGGAACGAAGCCGGAAACTATCTTTATTTCGATTTGAAGTCTTTCCTAACGGAGCCTTATACCAGCGCATGGGCCAACGGTCTGGGCAGAGAATACTTTCTCAATTATGCCTTCAAATCTTCCCTGTTTGGCGAATTCAAACTTGTGGAAACCGCATTGGGTAAGGCCTTGGCATCCTTGATTAGCGTGTCATTCCTGGGCTTGATCGTATTTGCGATTCGCGGCTGGTGGAAAACAAAATTGGATGTTTGCCATTGGATTCTTTTTGTTCAGGGAATCCTGTTCTTTGCAGCATTGGGTTTCCTGCGTAACAAATATCCCTATGCCTGCAGCAACGATTTCCGCTACATCATGCCTGCATTGCTGAGTTTTGTTCCCTATGTTGGATTGGGCGTGTACCAAAAAGAATTTTCCCTCAAGTGGAAAATTCTTGGCATCGCAACAGTACTTGTTTTTGTGGTATGTTCTGTGCTGCTGATGGGCTGCGTGTTTGGATAA